One Sanguibacter keddieii DSM 10542 genomic window carries:
- a CDS encoding ABC transporter permease, producing MLRPARLAPGDLFRVGATGLRTRPMRAVLSALGIAIGIAAMIAVVGISTSSRAELDETLSRLGTNLLRVEPGEDALGSETRLPVESVSMVRRIAPVTGAASVGLVPDARALRNDHVPPLEHGGVTVSAADEELYGTVGLTMSSGRWLSAATDGLPVVVLGAKAAEHLGVTGPDPQTVVIIEGQPFSVSGVLDPVELAPELDSSVLMGKQVASERLGWTGDPSRIYVRTVDSAVDPVRDVLGATANPAAPNQVAVSRPSDALAAKEATDAAFTGLLVGLGAVALLVGGIGVANTMVISVLERRSEIGLRRSLGATRGQVRTQFLVESLLLSVLGGGAGVVIGYGITAVYATSQGWATSIPPVILAGGLGATLLIGAVAGLYPAIRAARMPPTAALSAS from the coding sequence ATGCTGAGGCCGGCGAGGCTCGCCCCGGGCGACCTGTTCAGGGTCGGCGCGACGGGCCTGCGCACCAGACCGATGCGTGCGGTGCTCTCAGCGCTCGGGATCGCGATCGGCATCGCCGCGATGATCGCCGTCGTCGGCATCTCGACGTCGTCCCGGGCGGAGCTCGACGAGACGCTCTCCCGGCTGGGGACGAACCTCCTGCGGGTCGAGCCGGGGGAGGACGCGCTCGGTTCCGAGACGCGGCTGCCTGTCGAGTCCGTCTCCATGGTCCGGCGCATCGCCCCCGTGACCGGGGCCGCCTCGGTCGGTCTCGTCCCCGACGCCCGCGCCCTGCGCAACGACCACGTGCCTCCGCTCGAGCACGGGGGTGTCACCGTCTCGGCCGCGGACGAGGAGCTGTACGGCACCGTCGGACTCACGATGTCCAGCGGACGCTGGCTGTCGGCGGCGACCGACGGTCTGCCCGTCGTCGTCCTCGGGGCGAAGGCCGCCGAGCACCTCGGGGTGACGGGTCCGGACCCGCAGACGGTCGTGATCATCGAGGGGCAGCCGTTCAGCGTCAGCGGGGTCCTCGACCCGGTCGAGCTCGCCCCCGAGCTCGACTCGAGCGTGCTCATGGGCAAGCAGGTCGCGTCCGAGCGGCTCGGTTGGACGGGGGACCCGTCGCGGATCTACGTGCGGACCGTGGACTCGGCGGTCGACCCCGTGCGTGACGTCCTCGGTGCTACCGCGAACCCGGCGGCCCCGAACCAGGTCGCCGTGTCGCGCCCGTCGGACGCGCTCGCGGCGAAGGAGGCGACCGACGCGGCCTTCACGGGTCTGCTCGTCGGGCTCGGGGCGGTCGCCCTGCTCGTCGGGGGGATCGGCGTCGCGAACACCATGGTGATCTCGGTCCTCGAGCGCCGGTCCGAGATCGGCCTGAGGAGGTCCCTCGGGGCCACCCGGGGGCAGGTGCGGACGCAGTTCCTCGTGGAGTCGCTGCTGCTCTCCGTCCTCGGTGGCGGCGCGGGGGTGGTCATCGGCTACGGGATCACCGCGGTGTACGCCACGTCGCAGGGGTGGGCGACGTCGATCCCGCCGGTGATCCTCGCTGGTGGGCTCGGTGCGACACTCCTGATCGGGGCTGTGGCAGGCCTCTACCCGGCGATCCGTGCCGCGAGGATGCCGCCCACCGCGGCGCTCTCGGCCTCCTGA